One Georgenia wutianyii DNA segment encodes these proteins:
- a CDS encoding phosphatidate cytidylyltransferase, with amino-acid sequence MSTTGGDPPLTRRQIRQIQAGAQRALVPPPPPKPGSRAGRNLPAAIGVGLGLLAVLLASLFLREEAFVVLALVATSGGLWEFARAVGTHGVTVPLLPLWVGNAGILVSAYTSGPAAMLVAFLLTAGGVLVWRVVDGGGPDAVRDACAGVLGSAYVSFLAGFAVLLLTEDKGPWLVLTFVLCAVANDTGGYVAGVLFGKHPMAPSISPKKSWEGAGGSVLLAALVGVGMATLALDTPWWTGLLLGVGAVVTATVGDLAESLLKRDLGLKDMGTLLPGHGGILDRLDSLLMTAPVSYLLLTTFVS; translated from the coding sequence ATCCAGGCGGGGGCCCAGCGCGCCCTCGTGCCGCCGCCGCCCCCGAAGCCGGGCAGCCGCGCGGGCCGTAACCTCCCCGCGGCCATCGGCGTGGGCCTGGGCCTGCTCGCGGTCCTCCTCGCCAGTCTCTTCCTGCGCGAAGAGGCGTTCGTCGTGCTCGCGCTCGTCGCGACGAGCGGCGGGCTGTGGGAGTTCGCGCGCGCGGTCGGCACGCACGGCGTCACCGTGCCGCTGCTGCCGCTGTGGGTGGGCAACGCGGGGATCCTCGTGTCGGCCTACACGAGCGGCCCGGCGGCGATGCTCGTCGCCTTCCTCCTCACCGCCGGGGGCGTGCTCGTGTGGCGCGTGGTCGACGGTGGGGGACCGGACGCGGTGCGCGATGCCTGCGCCGGGGTGCTGGGCTCGGCCTACGTCTCCTTCCTTGCCGGGTTCGCCGTCCTGCTCCTCACCGAGGACAAGGGCCCGTGGCTCGTCCTCACGTTCGTGCTGTGCGCGGTGGCCAACGACACCGGCGGCTACGTCGCCGGGGTGCTGTTCGGCAAGCACCCGATGGCGCCGTCGATCAGCCCGAAGAAGTCGTGGGAGGGAGCGGGCGGCTCGGTCCTGCTCGCCGCGCTCGTCGGTGTGGGGATGGCCACCCTGGCGCTCGACACCCCGTGGTGGACGGGCCTGCTCCTCGGGGTCGGCGCCGTCGTCACCGCGACGGTCGGCGACCTCGCGGAGTCCCTGCTCAAGCGGGACCTGGGGCTCAAGGACATGGGCACGCTGCTGCCCGGGCACGGCGGGATCCTCGACCGGCTCGACTCGCTCCTCATGACCGCGCCGGTGAGCTATCTCCTGCTCACGACGTTCGTCAGCTGA
- the rlmN gene encoding 23S rRNA (adenine(2503)-C(2))-methyltransferase RlmN, translating into MSTTSLPPTPGAAGERPRLTFTARRRGKPPRHLADLSREDRAQVLREKELPAFRADQLSRHYFGHLTRDVAAMSDLPAQGRDELVAELLPELLTEVHSLQADGGATRKSLWSLFDGAKVESVLMRYSERATLCVSSQAGCGMACPFCATGQQGLTRNLSTAEIVEQVRVAAAACRDGLLTGGPTRLTNVVFMGMGEPLANYRAVVDAVRRMVEPTPAGFGLSARNVTVSTVGLVPAIDKLAKEGLPVTLAVSLHAPDDGLRDELIPINSRWKVGELLDAARRYFDATGRRVSIEYALIRDINDHQWRAQLLADELVARGRGWVHVNPIPLNPTPGSKWTASDPRVEDTFVRTLRAAGIPTTVRDTRGSDIDGACGQLAAETLAANAPREGQ; encoded by the coding sequence ATGTCGACGACCTCCCTGCCCCCGACGCCCGGCGCTGCCGGCGAGCGTCCGCGGCTCACCTTCACCGCCCGCCGCCGCGGCAAGCCGCCGCGCCACCTCGCCGACCTCTCCCGGGAGGACCGAGCCCAGGTGCTGCGCGAGAAGGAGCTGCCCGCCTTCCGCGCCGACCAGCTCTCGCGCCACTACTTCGGCCACCTCACCCGCGACGTCGCCGCGATGAGCGACCTGCCCGCCCAGGGCAGGGACGAGCTCGTCGCCGAGCTGCTCCCCGAGCTGCTCACCGAGGTCCACAGCCTCCAGGCCGACGGCGGGGCGACCCGCAAGTCGCTGTGGAGCCTGTTCGACGGCGCGAAGGTCGAGTCGGTCCTCATGCGTTACTCCGAGCGGGCCACCCTGTGCGTCTCCTCCCAGGCGGGCTGCGGGATGGCCTGCCCGTTCTGCGCGACCGGCCAGCAGGGCCTCACCCGCAACCTCTCGACGGCGGAGATCGTCGAGCAGGTGCGCGTGGCCGCGGCCGCGTGCCGCGACGGCCTGCTCACCGGCGGGCCCACCCGGCTGACGAACGTCGTCTTCATGGGGATGGGGGAGCCGCTGGCGAACTACCGCGCCGTCGTCGACGCGGTGCGCCGCATGGTCGAGCCCACCCCGGCGGGCTTCGGGCTCTCGGCCCGCAACGTCACGGTCTCGACGGTCGGGCTCGTGCCCGCCATCGACAAGCTCGCCAAGGAGGGCCTGCCGGTCACCCTCGCGGTGTCCCTCCACGCCCCGGACGACGGCCTGCGCGACGAGCTCATCCCGATCAACTCGCGCTGGAAGGTCGGTGAGCTGCTCGACGCCGCCCGCCGCTACTTCGACGCGACCGGGCGCCGCGTGAGCATCGAGTACGCCCTCATCCGCGACATCAACGACCACCAGTGGCGCGCCCAGCTCCTCGCCGACGAGCTCGTCGCCCGCGGCCGCGGCTGGGTGCACGTCAACCCCATCCCGCTCAACCCGACGCCGGGCTCGAAGTGGACGGCATCCGACCCGCGGGTGGAGGACACGTTCGTGCGGACCCTGCGCGCGGCCGGGATCCCGACGACGGTCCGTGACACCC